The Apium graveolens cultivar Ventura chromosome 6, ASM990537v1, whole genome shotgun sequence genome contains a region encoding:
- the LOC141664496 gene encoding fructose-bisphosphate aldolase 1, chloroplastic, translated as MAATSFAKLNATSSQWIAQQPFNQRTGSASFSPARRVSVVRAGSYSDELVKTAKTIASPGRGILAIDESNATCGKRLASIGLDNTEVNRQAYRQLLLTTPGLGEYISGAIMFEETLYQSTTDGKKMVDCLIEQNIVPGIKVDKGLVPLPGSNNESWCQGLDGLASRSAEYYNQGARFAKWRTVVSIPCGPSALAVKEAAWGLARYASISQDNGLVPIVEPEILLDGDHSIDRTLEVAEKVWSEVFFYLAQNNVMFEGILLKPSMVTPGAEHKEKASPETIAKYTLTMLKRRVPPAVPGIMFLSGGQSEMEATLNLNAMNQTPNPWHVSFSYARALQNTVLKTWQGLPENVDAAKQSLLVRAKANSLAQLGKYTAEGESDDAKKGMFVKGYTY; from the exons ATGGCGGCTACGAGTTTTGCGAAGCTCAACGCAACGTCCTCACAGTGGATCGCTCAACAACCTTTTAATCAACGTACTGGATCTGCTTCTTTTTCTCCTGCTCGAAGAGTCTCTGTTGTTCGTGCCGGATCTTACTCCGATGAACTCGTCAAGACCGCT AAAACCATTGCATCCCCTGGACGTGGTATCCTCGCTATAGACGAGTCAAATGCAACATGTGGGAAGAGATTGGCCTCTATTGGATTAGACAATACAGAAGTTAACAGACAGGCTTATAGGCAACTTTTGCTGACAACTCCCGGTCTAGGTGAATATATTTCTGGGGCCATTATGTTTGAAGAAACACTCTACCAGTCAACAACAGATGGAAAGAAGATGGTGGACTGCTTGATTGAACAGAATATTGTACCTGGCATCAAAGTCGATAAG GGTTTGGTTCCTCTACCTGGTTCTAACAATGAATCGTGGTGCCAAGGTTTGGATGGATTGGCTTCTAGATCAGCTGAATACTACAATCAAGGTGCCCGCTTTGCAAAGTG GCGCACAGTTGTCAGCATTCCTTGTGGCCCGTCTGCATTGGCCGTCAAAGAAGCTGCATGGGGACTTGCACGTTATGCTTCTATATCTCAG GATAATGGTCTGGTGCCCATAGTGGAGCCTGAGATTCTTCTTGATGGAGATCACTCAATTGATAGGACACTGGAAGTTGCTGAGAAAGTATGGTCAGAAGTCTTCTTTTACTTGGCACAAAACAATGTAATGTTTGAGGGTATCCTACTCAAACCAAGCATGGTAACTCCAGGGGCTGAGCACAAGGAGAAGGCTTCTCCAGAGACTATTGCAAAATATACCCTAACTATGCTTAAGAGAAGAGTACCTCCAGCTGTTCCAGGAATCATG TTTTTGTCTGGAGGACAATCTGAAATGGAAGCTACACTCAACCTAAATGCAATGAATCAGACACCCAACCCCTGGCATGTGTCTTTCTCTTATGCACGTGCTCTGCAGAACACAGTCCTGAAGACATGGCAAGGACTTCCTGAAAATGTTGATGCTGCCAAACAATCTCTTTTGGTGCGAGCAAAGGCCAACTCCTTGGCACAACTTGGCAAGTACACGGCCGAGGGTGAGAGTGACGATGCTAAGAAAGGGATGTTTGTGAAGGGCTACACCTACTGA
- the LOC141664698 gene encoding palmitoyl-acyl carrier protein thioesterase, chloroplastic-like, whose amino-acid sequence MQETALNHVWMSGLLGDGFGATHGMTRNDLIWVVSRMHLQIDHYPIWGEVLELDTWVGASGKNGMRRDWQLRSHNTGIVYARATSTWVMMNQKTRRLSKMPDEVRAEIGPWFIEKRAFEEDAPEKIEKLDGNAKYITSDLKAKRGDLDMNHHVNNVKYVGWMLETIPEQFMEENQLTSIILEYRRECGNSDIVQSLADPDEVGLFNGVHQTSNGKGSELRYTHLLQTKGQLKSEEIVRGRTIWKKKLFKNPFPT is encoded by the exons ATGCAGGAAACAGCACTTAATCATGTATGGATGTCAGGACTTCTAGGAGATGGTTTTGGTGCTACACATGGAATGACAAGAAACGATCTCATATGGGTTGTCTCAAGAATGCATCTGCAAATAGACCATTATCCAATATG GGGAGAAGTCTTGGAACTCGACACCTGGGTTGGGGCGTCAGGTAAAAATGGGATGCGACGTGATTGGCAGCTCAGATCTCACAACACTGGGATCGTGTATGCACGGGCTACAAG TACATGGGTAATGATGAACCAGAAAACCAGGCGCCTCTCGAAAATGCCAGACGAAGTCAGGGCTGAAATAGGTCCATGGTTTATTGAGAAGCGAGCATTTGAAGAAGATGCACCAGAAAAGATTGAAAAATTAGATGGTAATGCCAAATACATTACCTCAGACTTGAAG GCCAAGAGGGGAGACTTAGACATGAATCACCATGTAAACAACGTCAAGTATGTAGGGTGGATGCTTGAG ACAATCCCGGAGCAGTTTATGGAGGAGAACCAGTTGACAAGTATTATTCTGGAGTACAGAAGAGAATGTGGCAATTCAGATATAGTTCAATCCCTGGCTGATCCTGATGAGGTTGGACTTTTTAATGGGGTTCATCAAACTAGTAATGGCA AAGGAAGTGAATTAAGGTATACACATCTTCTCCAAACAAAAGGACAACTTAAAAGTGAAGAGATCGTTAGAGGAAGGACAATATGGAAGAAAAAGCTTTTCAAAAACCCATTTCCAACTTAA